From one Agrobacterium fabrum str. C58 genomic stretch:
- a CDS encoding ABC transporter substrate-binding protein yields MSTTLSEIWYTRCPVPTPVGLAAQLGYLGQTFEEVGIALKSIIDSPDRSVRQSHFNHTLEWSFRHGGNVPPIRARSEGRNTRLVGITWTDEFQAIITLPESGIRSLADLVGRRFGVPRRPEGIVDFMRATALKGIVSALSLQGLGVEDVELTDIVIADSVLASQEGPSLFGLKRRQSFGEEIIALLRGEVDAIFVKGTAGIAAANLIGAVQVVEFGFHPDPKIRINSGSPRVLTVDGRLADERPDLVERLVGAIRKASLWAEQHPEETRRFIAREAGATEEQVLAANGPEVHRHLGLGLDAELVAAVGHYKDFLHQWGFLENDFDLAAWTDTRFVTASERAVA; encoded by the coding sequence ATGAGCACGACACTTTCTGAAATCTGGTACACACGCTGCCCGGTGCCCACGCCCGTGGGGCTAGCGGCGCAGCTCGGTTATCTCGGGCAGACCTTCGAGGAGGTCGGCATCGCGCTGAAATCCATCATCGATTCGCCTGACCGTTCGGTTCGCCAAAGCCATTTCAACCACACGCTGGAATGGTCCTTCCGCCATGGCGGCAATGTGCCGCCCATCCGCGCCCGTTCGGAAGGGCGCAATACGCGTCTTGTCGGCATTACCTGGACGGATGAATTTCAGGCGATCATCACCCTGCCGGAGAGCGGCATCCGCTCGCTTGCCGATCTTGTCGGCCGTCGTTTCGGTGTGCCACGGCGACCGGAAGGCATTGTCGATTTCATGCGGGCGACGGCGCTGAAGGGCATTGTCTCCGCGCTTTCATTGCAAGGGCTGGGGGTTGAGGATGTCGAACTGACTGACATCGTCATTGCGGATTCGGTGCTGGCCTCGCAGGAGGGGCCGTCGCTTTTCGGCCTGAAGCGCCGGCAGTCCTTTGGTGAGGAGATCATCGCGCTGCTGCGGGGCGAGGTCGATGCGATTTTCGTCAAGGGAACGGCAGGTATTGCTGCTGCCAATCTGATAGGGGCCGTGCAGGTGGTGGAATTCGGCTTTCACCCCGATCCGAAAATCCGCATCAACTCCGGCTCTCCCCGGGTGCTGACGGTTGATGGGCGTCTTGCAGACGAGCGTCCCGATCTGGTGGAGCGGCTGGTTGGCGCTATTCGCAAAGCCTCGCTCTGGGCGGAGCAGCATCCGGAAGAGACGCGCCGTTTCATCGCGCGGGAGGCCGGCGCCACGGAAGAACAGGTTCTGGCCGCCAACGGGCCGGAGGTTCACCGCCATCTTGGCCTCGGCCTTGATGCGGAGCTCGTGGCCGCTGTCGGCCATTACAAGGATTTCCTGCATCAATGGGGTTTCCTTGAAAACGACTTCGATCTTGCTGCGTGGACCGACACCCGTTTCGTGACGGCAAGTGAGAGGGCGGTGGCATGA
- a CDS encoding ABC transporter substrate-binding protein: MTIFNQTTRRGFLLASVALGVVSLPGLKLNAAEPASGGTATLLISSEPPVLTTIAHTAYNSVYISPKVTEGLLTYDFDLNPKPLLAKSWDVSADGLRYTFNLRPGVKWHDGKPFTSADVAFSISTIKEVHPRGRNTFLNLTAVETPNELTAVLVLSKPAPYLITALAAAETPIVPKHLYEGTKVTENPVNLAPIGTGPFKFKEWVRGSHIVFERNADYWDAPRPYLDRLIVRFIPDASARAIAIETGEIDLAPSTPVAYSDLDRLKELPSLGFDTNGYQYTNSISRVEFNLEKDVFKDVRVRRAFAHVIDRNVIFNTVNFGYGATIAGPINPKLTKWFVNDLKTYPIDLKAAEALLDEAGYKRGADGIRFKLNLDYVPSTEAYPRGADYIRQALAKVGVDVTVRTQDFATYTKRIYTDRDFDFAYEGMSNLFDPTVGVQRLYWSKNFKKGVPFSNGAAYSNPKVDALLEAAAIEIDPDKRVAQWKEIQQILVEDVPAIDIVAAPEITIFNKRIADHTIGAEGVAGSLAFAHIAAS, translated from the coding sequence ATGACTATTTTCAACCAGACGACGCGGCGCGGATTTCTGCTGGCGTCGGTGGCGCTTGGCGTGGTGTCGTTGCCGGGGCTGAAGCTCAACGCGGCAGAGCCTGCAAGCGGCGGCACGGCCACCTTGCTGATCTCATCGGAACCGCCGGTGCTGACGACGATCGCACATACGGCCTATAACTCCGTCTATATATCGCCCAAGGTTACCGAGGGTCTGCTGACCTATGATTTTGATCTTAATCCCAAGCCGCTCTTGGCTAAATCCTGGGACGTGAGCGCGGATGGACTGCGTTATACCTTCAATCTGCGGCCCGGTGTGAAATGGCACGACGGCAAGCCGTTCACCTCCGCCGATGTGGCTTTCTCCATCAGCACCATCAAGGAAGTGCATCCGCGTGGTCGCAATACATTCCTGAACCTTACCGCGGTCGAGACGCCCAATGAGCTGACGGCGGTTCTGGTTCTTTCCAAACCCGCGCCATACCTAATCACCGCACTTGCCGCCGCCGAAACGCCCATCGTACCCAAGCACCTTTATGAGGGCACGAAAGTCACCGAAAATCCGGTCAACCTCGCACCCATCGGCACCGGCCCGTTCAAGTTCAAGGAGTGGGTGCGCGGCAGCCATATCGTTTTTGAGCGTAATGCGGATTATTGGGATGCGCCGCGCCCCTATCTCGACAGGCTGATCGTCCGCTTCATTCCGGATGCATCGGCCCGCGCCATCGCCATCGAAACCGGAGAGATCGATCTCGCCCCCAGCACGCCGGTCGCCTATAGCGATCTTGACCGCTTGAAGGAATTGCCGAGCCTCGGCTTCGACACCAATGGCTATCAATATACCAATTCGATCAGCCGCGTGGAATTCAACCTCGAAAAGGATGTCTTTAAAGACGTGCGTGTCCGCCGCGCTTTCGCGCATGTGATCGACCGCAACGTCATCTTCAACACGGTCAATTTCGGTTATGGCGCGACGATCGCGGGTCCGATCAATCCGAAGCTGACGAAATGGTTCGTGAATGATCTGAAAACCTATCCGATCGACCTGAAGGCGGCGGAAGCGCTGCTGGATGAGGCCGGATACAAGCGCGGTGCCGATGGCATCCGTTTCAAGCTCAATCTCGATTACGTGCCAAGCACCGAGGCCTATCCGCGCGGTGCGGACTACATCCGTCAGGCGCTGGCAAAGGTCGGCGTGGATGTGACGGTGCGCACGCAGGATTTCGCCACATATACCAAACGTATCTACACGGATCGCGATTTCGACTTTGCTTATGAGGGCATGAGCAATCTCTTCGATCCGACCGTCGGCGTGCAGCGGCTTTACTGGTCAAAGAACTTCAAGAAGGGTGTGCCTTTCTCCAATGGTGCAGCCTACAGCAATCCGAAGGTGGATGCGCTGCTTGAAGCCGCCGCCATCGAGATCGATCCGGACAAGCGCGTGGCGCAATGGAAGGAAATCCAGCAGATCCTCGTTGAGGACGTGCCGGCGATCGACATCGTCGCAGCACCTGAAATCACCATCTTCAACAAGCGCATCGCCGATCACACCATCGGCGCCGAAGGTGTCGCGGGAAGCCTCGCCTTCGCGCATATCGCCGCATCCTGA
- a CDS encoding ABC transporter permease yields the protein MSNSKRILSQARRVAIQAVPTVLGIVILNFFLLQLAPGDAADVLAAEAGSATVETMAEMRSRFGLDLPIVHQLMNYLGNLAQFSLGFSPRYGMPVADLIGQRLPGTLALMGAALGIAIFVGVFLGSIMALFSGKLPDRIISIGSLIFYSVPGFWIGLMLILTFSVKLGWLPSGGDSTIGSSLTGFAAFLDRLRYIVLPALSLALYFLAIYARLTRAAMLEVKSQDYVRTARAKGVSPFRLITRHILRNALIPITTMAGMHIGGLLGGAVVVETVFSWPGLGRLAFEAVMARDFSVLLGILLLSSLVVIIVNAAVDLLQAWLDPRIGESR from the coding sequence ATGTCGAATTCGAAAAGAATATTATCGCAGGCGAGACGGGTGGCCATTCAGGCCGTCCCGACGGTTCTCGGTATCGTCATCCTGAACTTCTTCCTGCTGCAGCTGGCACCGGGCGATGCCGCCGATGTGCTGGCGGCGGAAGCCGGTTCGGCAACCGTCGAGACCATGGCCGAAATGCGCTCCCGCTTCGGACTGGACCTGCCGATCGTGCATCAGCTCATGAACTATCTCGGCAATCTCGCGCAGTTCAGCCTCGGTTTTTCGCCGCGCTACGGCATGCCGGTCGCAGACCTCATCGGCCAGCGGCTGCCAGGTACTCTGGCGCTGATGGGCGCCGCCCTTGGCATCGCAATCTTCGTCGGCGTGTTCCTCGGCTCCATCATGGCGCTTTTTTCCGGCAAGCTGCCGGACCGGATCATTTCAATCGGCTCGCTGATCTTTTATTCCGTGCCGGGTTTCTGGATCGGCCTGATGCTTATCCTCACCTTTTCGGTGAAGCTCGGCTGGCTTCCTTCGGGCGGCGACAGCACCATCGGCAGCAGCCTCACCGGTTTCGCCGCCTTTCTCGACAGGTTGCGCTACATCGTTCTCCCCGCCCTTTCGCTGGCGCTTTATTTTCTGGCGATTTATGCCCGCCTCACCCGCGCGGCAATGCTGGAAGTGAAATCTCAGGACTATGTGCGCACGGCACGCGCCAAGGGCGTTTCGCCGTTCCGGCTCATCACACGCCATATTCTGCGCAACGCGCTGATCCCGATAACCACCATGGCTGGCATGCACATTGGCGGCCTGCTGGGCGGCGCTGTCGTGGTTGAAACCGTCTTCAGCTGGCCGGGCCTTGGCCGTCTTGCTTTCGAAGCCGTCATGGCCCGCGATTTCAGCGTGCTGCTCGGCATTCTGCTTCTCTCGTCCCTCGTCGTCATCATTGTCAATGCAGCCGTGGACCTGTTGCAGGCATGGCTCGATCCCCGCATCGGAGAAAGCCGATGA
- a CDS encoding ABC transporter permease: protein MNSSHTSAVLNTAELGAEETNPKPKKPEEKVWPYIHAPDALSARSVSVPRRGLRRELKIFLTNPNAIVGLLFLATVLIAALIAPLIYPGDPLEMVARPFLWPGQNAAYPLGTDSMGRDVLAGIVHGARISLTVGVVATLIGLTIGISIGAFAGYFGGVIDDILVKLIEIFQTLPNFVLLVVLVAIAQPSVTTVTSAIGIITWPLVARLTRAEFRAIREKDYVLAARSLGYGHARIVFQEILPNALPPIIVTSSVMVAGAILMEAALSFMGLGDPNRVSWGSMIGSGRDVIRTAWYLTALPGLAIVFTVISLNLISDGLNDALNPRFSEERR, encoded by the coding sequence ATGAATTCCTCCCATACATCAGCGGTCCTCAACACGGCCGAACTCGGCGCTGAAGAGACCAATCCCAAACCGAAGAAACCGGAAGAAAAAGTCTGGCCCTATATCCACGCGCCGGATGCGCTTTCGGCCCGCTCCGTCTCCGTGCCCCGGCGCGGTCTGCGGCGGGAATTGAAAATTTTCCTGACCAACCCCAACGCCATCGTCGGGCTGCTGTTTCTCGCCACCGTCCTCATCGCCGCGCTGATCGCCCCCTTGATCTACCCCGGCGATCCCCTGGAAATGGTGGCCCGCCCGTTCCTTTGGCCCGGCCAGAATGCCGCCTATCCGCTCGGCACCGATTCCATGGGCCGGGATGTTCTGGCCGGCATCGTCCACGGCGCGCGCATTTCGCTCACCGTCGGTGTCGTCGCCACGCTGATCGGGTTGACGATCGGCATCTCGATCGGCGCTTTCGCCGGTTATTTCGGCGGCGTTATCGACGATATTCTCGTCAAGCTGATCGAAATATTCCAGACATTGCCGAATTTCGTGCTGCTTGTTGTACTCGTCGCCATCGCCCAACCGTCGGTCACTACGGTCACCTCTGCAATCGGCATCATCACATGGCCGCTGGTGGCCCGCCTCACCCGCGCCGAATTCCGCGCCATCCGCGAAAAGGACTATGTGCTCGCCGCCCGCAGCCTCGGTTACGGCCATGCGCGCATCGTCTTTCAGGAAATCCTGCCCAATGCGCTGCCGCCGATCATCGTCACCTCCTCCGTCATGGTGGCGGGTGCGATCCTCATGGAGGCGGCGCTGTCCTTCATGGGACTTGGCGATCCCAACCGCGTTTCCTGGGGTTCTATGATCGGTTCGGGACGCGACGTCATCCGCACCGCCTGGTACTTGACCGCGCTTCCCGGCCTCGCCATCGTTTTCACCGTCATTTCGCTGAACCTCATCAGCGATGGCCTCAACGATGCGCTCAACCCCCGTTTCTCGGAGGAACGCCGATGA
- a CDS encoding ABC transporter ATP-binding protein encodes MSKLIEVHDLSVSFGSAQPVKGVSFDVSPGEMLAIVGESGSGKSLTALGLIGLLPSHAKTGGRVQLEGRDLLPLSERQWRGIRGRDIGMIFQEPMTSLNPVLTVGEQIIEVLRIHEKIDRRQARKRAIELLDLVNIPDAARRVDDYPHQLSGGMRQRVMIAIGVACNPKLLIADEATTALDVTIQAQILQLLDNLRRDLNMAVILITHDLGIVAQWADRVMVMYAGRKVEEGLPEPVFSNPYHPYTRGLLAASPRAEDGQHYRDGPLIEIPGSIVSATGERGCAFRPRCPSARGFCGQFVPPLRPISEGRYAACPFVFPTSQEISDDALVSA; translated from the coding sequence ATGAGCAAACTGATCGAAGTTCATGATCTCTCCGTCAGCTTCGGCTCGGCCCAGCCGGTCAAAGGCGTCAGTTTCGATGTCAGCCCCGGCGAAATGCTGGCCATCGTCGGCGAGAGCGGCTCTGGAAAATCCCTGACGGCGCTCGGCCTCATTGGCCTGCTGCCCTCACACGCCAAGACCGGTGGGCGAGTTCAGCTCGAGGGCCGCGACCTGCTGCCGCTTTCCGAACGGCAATGGCGCGGCATTCGCGGCCGCGATATCGGCATGATCTTCCAGGAGCCGATGACCTCGCTGAACCCGGTTCTGACGGTCGGCGAACAGATTATCGAAGTCCTGCGCATCCATGAAAAAATCGACCGGCGTCAGGCGCGCAAACGGGCCATCGAGCTTCTCGACCTTGTCAATATTCCCGATGCTGCCCGACGGGTGGATGATTATCCGCACCAGCTTTCCGGCGGCATGCGCCAACGCGTGATGATCGCCATCGGCGTCGCCTGCAATCCGAAACTGCTGATCGCAGACGAAGCGACGACGGCGCTCGACGTGACGATACAGGCGCAGATCCTGCAATTGCTCGACAATCTGCGCCGCGATCTCAATATGGCGGTGATCCTCATCACCCACGATCTCGGCATCGTGGCGCAATGGGCGGACCGGGTGATGGTCATGTATGCCGGCCGCAAGGTGGAAGAGGGTTTGCCGGAACCGGTGTTCTCCAACCCCTACCATCCCTATACGCGCGGGCTGCTTGCCGCTTCGCCACGCGCGGAAGACGGCCAGCATTATCGTGACGGGCCGCTGATCGAAATTCCGGGCTCCATCGTCTCCGCCACCGGCGAGCGCGGCTGCGCCTTCCGGCCACGCTGTCCGAGCGCCCGTGGTTTCTGCGGGCAGTTCGTGCCGCCACTGAGGCCGATTTCGGAAGGCCGCTACGCCGCCTGTCCCTTCGTATTCCCGACATCACAGGAGATATCCGATGACGCTCTTGTCAGTGCATAG
- a CDS encoding ABC transporter ATP-binding protein: protein MTLLSVHSLSTHYTGGRGTVRAVDDVSLDIEAGETVALVGESGCGKSSLGKSLMRLVEPSSGRITFKGADVTAMTSSQLRGIRRRIQMIFQDPFASLNPRQTVRTILTAPLKVHGIGDRARQREIVEAIVAQVGLPPDALDRYPHEFSGGQRQRIGIARALVLEPELVVCDEPVSALDLSIQAQILNLLVEMKKRLSLSYLFVSHDLSVVRYFSDRVLVMYLGKIVESAPTAELWASPKHPYTRALLAAVPDPARRKQAAPISGDLPSPHDPPAGCRFHTRCPLATDLCREKAPDYALFGKNHAVACHHAQ from the coding sequence ATGACGCTCTTGTCAGTGCATAGTCTCTCCACCCATTATACGGGCGGACGCGGCACCGTGCGCGCCGTCGATGATGTCTCGCTCGACATTGAGGCGGGCGAGACGGTGGCGCTGGTGGGCGAATCCGGCTGCGGCAAATCCTCGCTCGGCAAGTCACTGATGCGGCTGGTCGAACCCTCTTCCGGCAGGATCACCTTCAAGGGCGCTGATGTCACGGCGATGACGTCGTCGCAGCTGCGCGGTATCCGCCGCCGCATCCAGATGATCTTTCAGGATCCCTTCGCTTCGCTCAATCCACGCCAGACGGTTCGCACCATCCTCACCGCGCCGCTCAAGGTGCACGGCATCGGCGACAGGGCGCGCCAGCGCGAAATCGTCGAAGCCATCGTCGCGCAGGTGGGCCTGCCGCCGGACGCGCTCGACCGTTATCCGCATGAATTTTCCGGCGGCCAGCGCCAGCGCATCGGCATTGCCCGCGCGCTGGTTCTGGAACCGGAACTGGTGGTGTGCGACGAGCCTGTCTCGGCGCTCGACCTTTCGATACAGGCACAGATCCTCAACCTGCTGGTGGAGATGAAGAAGCGGCTGTCGCTCTCCTATCTCTTCGTCTCCCACGACCTTTCCGTGGTACGTTATTTCTCCGACCGCGTGCTGGTTATGTATCTCGGCAAGATCGTGGAAAGCGCGCCGACCGCAGAGCTCTGGGCCTCGCCGAAGCACCCTTACACCCGCGCGCTGCTCGCCGCCGTTCCGGATCCCGCCCGCCGCAAACAGGCGGCACCGATTTCCGGTGATCTGCCAAGCCCGCATGATCCGCCAGCCGGCTGCCGGTTTCACACCCGCTGCCCGCTCGCCACCGATCTCTGTCGCGAAAAAGCGCCGGATTACGCCCTTTTCGGCAAGAACCACGCCGTGGCTTGCCACCATGCCCAATAA
- a CDS encoding aldo/keto reductase → MVDYRYLGRSALKVSPLSLGTMMFGGPTPDDVAYRIIDKAREQGINFIDTADVYHDGKSEEVVGRGIKASRDHWVLATKFVNSHTKGPNLGGHSRKWVIETVENSLRRLNTDYIDILYFHRAVFDAPLEEPVRAIADLIRAGKLRYFGVSNFRGWRIAEISHLADQLGIDRPVASQPLYNIVNRTAEAEQLPAANHYGLGVVSYSPLARGVLTGKYQPGEQPGADTRVGRGDKRVLETEWRPESVEIAQKVAAHAASKGVSAADFALAWVLNNKFVTAAITGPRTEEHWNSYVRALDVKIDAEDEALVDSLVTTGHPSTPGFNDPSHPVEGRVPRNVEPAPRPALKPRAVA, encoded by the coding sequence ATGGTCGACTATCGCTATCTCGGACGTAGCGCGCTGAAAGTTTCGCCGCTGAGCCTCGGCACCATGATGTTCGGAGGCCCGACGCCGGATGACGTGGCTTACCGCATCATCGACAAGGCGCGCGAACAGGGCATCAACTTCATCGACACCGCCGACGTCTATCATGACGGCAAGTCGGAAGAAGTCGTCGGCCGCGGCATCAAGGCCAGTCGCGATCACTGGGTGCTGGCGACGAAATTCGTCAACTCCCATACCAAGGGTCCTAATCTCGGTGGGCATTCGCGCAAATGGGTGATCGAGACCGTCGAGAATTCGCTTCGCCGTCTCAACACCGACTACATCGACATCCTCTATTTCCACCGCGCCGTCTTCGACGCGCCGCTGGAAGAGCCGGTGCGCGCCATTGCCGATCTCATCCGCGCCGGCAAGCTGCGCTATTTCGGCGTGTCGAACTTCCGTGGCTGGCGCATTGCCGAAATCTCGCATCTTGCCGACCAGCTTGGCATTGACCGGCCTGTCGCCAGCCAGCCTCTCTACAATATCGTCAACCGCACGGCCGAAGCCGAGCAGCTGCCGGCAGCTAATCATTATGGCCTTGGCGTGGTGTCCTATTCACCGCTCGCACGCGGTGTGCTGACCGGCAAATACCAGCCGGGCGAACAGCCGGGTGCCGATACCCGCGTCGGGCGGGGCGACAAGCGTGTTCTGGAAACGGAATGGCGTCCGGAATCGGTTGAGATCGCCCAGAAGGTCGCGGCCCATGCCGCTTCGAAGGGCGTTTCGGCGGCGGATTTCGCGCTCGCGTGGGTGCTGAACAACAAGTTCGTCACCGCCGCCATCACCGGCCCGCGCACCGAAGAGCACTGGAACAGTTATGTCCGCGCCCTCGATGTGAAGATCGATGCGGAAGATGAAGCGCTGGTCGACAGCCTTGTCACGACAGGCCATCCGTCCACGCCCGGCTTCAACGATCCAAGCCATCCCGTCGAAGGCCGCGTACCGCGCAATGTCGAGCCCGCACCCCGCCCGGCCCTCAAGCCGCGCGCCGTCGCCTGA